The Geobacter sp. genome has a window encoding:
- a CDS encoding response regulator has protein sequence MGIRLLLADDSITIQKVVGIIFANEDYDLTVVDNGVAALEKAREIVPDVMLVDALMPGRNGYEVCQEIRAESRLQHVPLLLMTGAFEPFDETRAQQCGADDFISKPFESQQLVEKVTKLVELGRQRAKAQVPPPAEPAAPIAEPAPIFVPPVAEPWEFAAPEPPLSFEPIPEMFDDTLLASEAEIMPAFQAAPAPPEDFAVEVVEAAPEDDPWGVFDLTDLDEEPAALPVAEVESAPALPEEPAGFAFADEEPEPEQPAEEPSFASQGFDAKWEPVEEEMYQFQDEEPTPAGETFTVGMGEPLANLAEEPARFAEPDVFAEPVPEEPVPVTASCIEPATVDEPAAAAAPFGEAQLRMILSQLSREVIEKVVWEVVPDLAETLIKEEIRKLKERVAQ, from the coding sequence ATGGGCATCAGACTGCTCCTCGCCGATGACAGCATCACCATCCAGAAGGTGGTCGGAATCATCTTCGCCAATGAGGATTACGATCTCACGGTGGTGGATAACGGCGTGGCTGCCCTGGAAAAAGCCCGGGAGATTGTGCCCGATGTCATGCTCGTCGATGCCCTGATGCCGGGCAGGAACGGCTATGAGGTCTGCCAGGAGATACGCGCCGAAAGCCGGCTGCAGCATGTGCCCCTGTTGCTGATGACCGGGGCCTTCGAACCATTTGACGAAACCAGGGCGCAGCAGTGCGGCGCTGACGATTTCATCTCCAAGCCTTTTGAATCCCAGCAGTTGGTGGAGAAGGTTACAAAGCTGGTTGAACTCGGCCGGCAACGGGCAAAGGCCCAGGTGCCCCCACCCGCCGAACCGGCAGCCCCGATCGCCGAACCGGCACCGATTTTTGTCCCGCCGGTCGCCGAGCCCTGGGAATTTGCGGCTCCTGAGCCGCCTCTTTCGTTCGAACCCATCCCGGAGATGTTCGACGACACACTCCTTGCGTCTGAAGCGGAGATCATGCCGGCGTTTCAGGCAGCTCCTGCCCCGCCCGAGGATTTTGCCGTCGAAGTGGTGGAAGCTGCACCTGAAGACGATCCGTGGGGGGTTTTCGACCTGACCGATCTCGATGAGGAGCCGGCTGCACTGCCTGTCGCAGAAGTGGAAAGCGCCCCGGCGCTTCCGGAGGAACCAGCGGGCTTCGCCTTTGCCGACGAGGAGCCGGAGCCTGAGCAACCTGCCGAGGAGCCCTCGTTTGCCAGCCAGGGTTTCGATGCCAAATGGGAGCCGGTTGAAGAGGAGATGTATCAGTTCCAGGACGAGGAGCCGACGCCGGCGGGTGAAACCTTTACCGTTGGAATGGGCGAACCGCTCGCCAATCTGGCAGAAGAGCCGGCCCGATTTGCCGAGCCTGACGTCTTCGCGGAGCCGGTTCCGGAAGAGCCGGTACCGGTAACAGCTTCCTGCATTGAGCCCGCGACGGTCGACGAACCTGCAGCAGCGGCTGCACCTTTTGGCGAAGCCCAACTCAGGATGATCCTCTCCCAGCTTTCCCGTGAAGTCATCGAGAAGGTTGTCTGGGAGGTGGTGCCCGATCTGGCCGAGACCCTGATCAAGGAAGAGATCCGCAAACTGAAGGAGCGGGTGGCGCAATAG
- a CDS encoding serine hydrolase encodes MKKYLTHICCLVLLILLVPGACNGNALNIQAFRSEQVDRLMEEGISRGLIAGGVVLVGTRRGVLFEKAYGRLSTEQSAGPMAVESLFDIASLTKVVATTPSILKLAEEGRLSLVDQVGKWLPEFSGRKDLLIWNLLTHTSGLDDFSLSSAAPMQSAIAGAAGQKPKGVVGSRFRYADINFILLGEIVRRVSGLPLDQYAAQHFYAPLGMRDTLFNPDQERALRCSSTLTGERTMMTGQVQDYLSRQLGGVAGHAGLFSSAGDLARFCMMILNQGDLEGKQVLSPRAVEQMTAPYFARGGDVVRGLGWDIASPYSAPRGTGFSETSFGHTGYSGSSLWLDPNADVFVVLLTARIDYRHPRELSRLRSDLSTIVAAQLAPQRALAELLQSVTAGR; translated from the coding sequence ATGAAAAAATATCTTACTCACATATGCTGTCTGGTGCTGCTTATCCTGCTCGTGCCTGGGGCCTGCAACGGCAATGCCCTGAATATCCAGGCATTCAGATCCGAACAGGTCGACCGCCTCATGGAGGAGGGGATTTCCAGGGGGTTGATAGCCGGTGGCGTCGTGCTGGTAGGGACTCGCAGGGGCGTACTGTTTGAAAAGGCCTATGGGCGGCTTTCGACGGAGCAGAGCGCCGGCCCGATGGCCGTGGAGAGTCTCTTCGATATTGCGTCGCTGACCAAGGTGGTAGCCACTACGCCGTCAATACTCAAGCTGGCTGAAGAAGGACGTCTCTCGCTGGTCGATCAGGTGGGGAAATGGCTCCCCGAGTTTTCCGGCCGGAAGGATCTCCTGATCTGGAACCTGCTGACCCATACCTCGGGCCTGGATGATTTTTCCTTGAGCTCCGCAGCGCCGATGCAGAGCGCCATAGCAGGCGCTGCCGGCCAGAAGCCGAAAGGGGTGGTGGGGAGCCGGTTCCGCTATGCCGACATCAATTTTATCCTCCTGGGGGAGATTGTCCGGCGGGTAAGCGGGCTTCCTCTCGACCAGTATGCCGCACAGCATTTCTATGCCCCCCTGGGGATGCGGGATACCCTGTTCAATCCCGATCAGGAGCGGGCACTTCGCTGTTCTTCCACCTTGACCGGGGAGCGGACCATGATGACGGGGCAGGTGCAGGATTATCTGTCCCGCCAGCTGGGAGGGGTGGCCGGCCATGCCGGACTGTTCAGCAGTGCGGGCGATCTCGCACGGTTTTGCATGATGATCTTGAACCAGGGCGACCTGGAGGGGAAACAGGTGCTTTCCCCCCGGGCAGTGGAGCAGATGACCGCCCCCTATTTCGCTCGTGGCGGCGATGTGGTTCGGGGTCTTGGCTGGGACATAGCATCTCCCTACTCGGCGCCGCGGGGCACCGGATTTTCCGAGACCTCCTTCGGGCATACCGGTTATTCAGGCTCGTCGCTCTGGCTCGATCCCAATGCCGACGTGTTCGTGGTGCTGCTTACTGCCCGGATCGATTACCGGCATCCCCGTGAACTGAGCCGTTTGCGGAGTGATCTGTCGACCATTGTCGCGGCACAGCTCGCCCCCCAGCGAGCGCTTGCAGAGCTGCTCCAGTCGGTGACTGCCGGGCGTTGA
- a CDS encoding DUF2914 domain-containing protein: MKRFSVVTVLSIFLIIAFSVAMGYAENGNVRITEMAVTTKIVRGNPIDSVHRISSASVKQLFCFTRTTAEEDGETTIKHVWYRDNQKVAEYELPVKGKRWRTYSRKAIEKGWSGEWRVEALDAEGKLLKAVTFRMN; the protein is encoded by the coding sequence ATGAAGCGTTTCTCCGTAGTAACTGTTTTGAGCATATTTCTTATTATCGCCTTTAGCGTGGCAATGGGGTATGCGGAAAACGGAAATGTGAGGATTACCGAGATGGCGGTCACCACCAAGATCGTCCGCGGCAATCCCATCGATTCGGTACACCGGATCTCATCGGCTTCGGTGAAGCAGCTGTTCTGTTTTACGCGCACGACTGCCGAGGAAGATGGCGAGACCACCATCAAGCATGTCTGGTACCGCGACAACCAGAAGGTCGCCGAATATGAGCTGCCGGTCAAGGGAAAACGCTGGCGGACATACAGCCGCAAGGCAATAGAAAAAGGGTGGTCCGGCGAGTGGCGTGTGGAGGCCCTCGATGCCGAAGGCAAGCTGCTGAAGGCGGTAACATTCAGGATGAATTGA
- the argJ gene encoding bifunctional glutamate N-acetyltransferase/amino-acid acetyltransferase ArgJ, translating to MEPKGFTFSVVEAAVKKPGRKDLALIFSQVPAACAAVFTNNKVKAAPVLLGMERVAGGTCRAVVVNSGNANACTGQPGMESALETARLVAAGLGIDEAAVIPSSTGVIGVQMPMERVRNAVPALLEGLGHSSLEDVAKAIMTTDTFAKLAVRKGMAGGVPYTIAGVAKGAGMIRPDMATMLSFLVTDAAVEQSWLQEAFRAAVDVSFNCITVDGDTSTNDTALIMANGLAGNPPLSGADADAAMFRRLLGEVTLELAKAIVKDGEGATKLVTIDVRGAANHKDARLAGMAVANSPLVKTAFFGQDANWGRILAAVGYSGAEVDQSRVALSFDDVQMVSGGLFVGGDAEARGSAVLHKPEFRVTIDLGLGAGCAMVYTSDFSYDYVKINADYRT from the coding sequence ATGGAGCCTAAAGGATTCACATTCTCTGTCGTGGAAGCGGCCGTCAAGAAACCGGGACGGAAGGATCTCGCGCTGATCTTTTCCCAGGTTCCCGCGGCCTGTGCGGCAGTATTTACCAATAACAAGGTCAAGGCGGCTCCGGTGCTGCTCGGGATGGAACGGGTGGCTGGCGGCACCTGCCGGGCTGTGGTGGTAAACAGCGGTAATGCCAACGCCTGCACCGGTCAGCCCGGCATGGAGAGCGCCCTGGAGACGGCCCGGCTGGTCGCTGCAGGGCTCGGCATCGACGAAGCGGCTGTCATCCCTTCGTCCACGGGAGTTATCGGGGTGCAGATGCCCATGGAACGGGTGAGGAATGCCGTTCCCGCACTGCTGGAAGGGCTTGGCCACAGCTCGCTGGAAGACGTGGCCAAGGCCATCATGACCACCGACACCTTTGCCAAGCTTGCCGTGCGCAAGGGAATGGCCGGTGGCGTTCCCTATACCATCGCCGGTGTTGCCAAGGGGGCCGGGATGATCCGGCCCGACATGGCAACCATGCTCTCCTTCCTGGTTACCGACGCTGCCGTGGAGCAGTCTTGGCTGCAGGAGGCATTTCGCGCAGCGGTCGATGTCTCGTTCAACTGCATCACCGTGGACGGGGACACCTCCACCAATGACACTGCTCTGATCATGGCAAACGGCCTGGCAGGCAATCCCCCCTTGTCCGGAGCGGATGCTGATGCTGCAATGTTCCGTCGCCTGCTTGGCGAGGTCACACTGGAACTGGCCAAGGCGATCGTCAAGGATGGCGAAGGGGCAACGAAACTGGTAACTATTGACGTGCGTGGCGCTGCGAATCACAAGGATGCACGCCTGGCAGGCATGGCGGTTGCCAACTCACCGCTGGTCAAAACGGCGTTTTTCGGACAGGATGCCAACTGGGGCAGGATTCTGGCGGCTGTCGGGTATTCCGGCGCGGAAGTGGACCAGTCGCGGGTTGCACTCTCGTTCGATGACGTCCAGATGGTCAGCGGCGGCCTCTTTGTCGGCGGCGATGCCGAGGCGCGCGGCTCGGCAGTGTTGCATAAGCCCGAATTCCGCGTTACTATTGATCTCGGTCTGGGAGCAGGGTGCGCTATGGTCTACACCAGCGATTTTTCCTATGACTATGTGAAGATCAACGCAGATTATAGAACCTAG